A single region of the Kwoniella shivajii chromosome 10, complete sequence genome encodes:
- a CDS encoding methylmalonate-semialdehyde dehydrogenase (acylating), with the protein MIRLVRPTIPVHSIRLSRTYAAPALAQTASSAPSKGLSPLAAKAAEEVSSTWRGTSALGGKTKNYIGGEFKDSSSEEWLDVHDPSTQTLLTKVPQTTEAEFAEAVDAASQAFQTWSKTSVMRRQRVMFELQHLIRQHSPDIAKSIVLEQGKTFADALGDVGRGLQVVESATAITNTLLGDKLEVSSDMDTFSRRLPLGVTAAITPFNFPAMIVLWSAALATVTGNTLIVKPSERDPGATMIIAELCERAGIPPGVINVVHGGAPTVNRICDDPAIKAISFVGGDKAGEHIYNRATLLGKRVQANMGAKNHCVIMPDANKNLTLNAVAGAAFGAAGQRCMALSVAIFVGTARQWIPELLERAKDLKVSGGFEEGTDLGPVISSQAKAKIEHYISTVEEEGGKILLDGRGVTVPEYPNGNFIGPTVVEATVDMSAYKNEIFGPVLTIVSADTLDDAIAIINQNKYGNGASIFTNSGSTGRKFEIEAEPGQIGINVAVPVPLPMFNWSGNKGSFKGDIPFYGKSGIDFYTHRKTTTALWPASDAVGNRASVIMPQIH; encoded by the exons ATGATTCGTCTTGTTAGACCCACCATCCCCGTTCATTCGATTCGATTGTCAAGGACATACGCAGCGCCCGCTTTAGCCCAAACTGCTTCTTCCGCACCATCAAAAGGACTATCCCCCTTGGCTGCCaaagcagcagaagaagtatcGTCGACATGGAGAGGAACTTCTGCACTAGGTGGCAAAACCAAAAATTACATTGGAGGTGAATTCAAAGATAGTTCAAGTGAAGAATGGTTGGATGTACATGATCCT TCAACACAAACCCTTTTAACCAAAGTACCCCAAACAACCGAAGCAGAATTCGCAGAAGCGGTAGATGCAGCTTCTCAAGCTTTCCAAACGTGGAGTAAGACTAGTGTGATGAGAAGACAAAGAGTCATGTTTGA ACTACAACATCTCATACGACAGCATTCGCCGGACATCGCCAAGTCCATCGTTCTCGAACAAGGTAAAACATTCGCTGATGCCTTGGGAGATGTCGGAAGGGGTCTTCAAGTAGTCGAATCTGCTACTGCCATCACCAATACTCTGTTAGGTGATAAACTAGAAGTATCCTCTGATATGGATACTTTCTCAAGAAGATTACCTTTGGGTGTTACTGCTGCCATCACCCCCTTCAACTTCCCTGCTATGATCGTACTTTGGAGTGCAGCCTTAGCTACTGTCACGG GTAACACCTTGATCGTCAAACCGTCCGAAAGGGATCCAGGTGCTACGATGATAATCGCTGAGTTATGTGAAAGAGCTGGAATCCCACCAGGAGTCATTAACGT aGTACACGGAGGTGCACCGACTGTAAACAGAATATGTGATGACCcagctatcaaagctatATCTTTCGTGGGAGGTGATAAAGCTGGTGAACATATCTACAATAG GGCTACTCTACTAGGAAAAAGAGTTCAAGCCAATATGGGTGCTAAGAACCACTGTGTAATCATGCCCGACG CCAATAAGAATCTTACTCTTAACGCTGTCGCCGGTGCCGCGTTCGGTGCAGCCGGTCAAAGATGTATGGCTCTTTCAGTCG CTATCTTCGTTGGCACTGCTAGACAATGGATTCCTGAGCTGTTGGAAAGAGCAAAGGATTTGAAGGTCTCCGGAGGATTTGAAGAGGGTACTGATCT CGGCCCAGTCATATCCTCTCAGGCCAAAGCCAAGATTGAGCATTACATCTCCactgtagaagaagaaggtggaaagatCCTCCTTGATGGACGAGGTGTTACGGTACCAGAGTATCCTAATGGTAACTTCATTGGGCCAACCGTGGTTGAAGCGACTGTCGACATGAGCGCATACAA AAATGAGATCTTTGGACCAGTACTCACCATTGTATCAGCCGATACTCTTGATGATGCGATTGCAATTATCAACCAGAACAAATA CGGGAACGGCGCTTCCATTTTCACAAATTCTGGTTCAACAGGTAGGaaatttgagattgaagctgaacctgGACAAATCGGTATCAACGTAGCTGTTCCA GTACCCCTCCCAATGTTCAACTGGTCCGGAAACAAAGGTTCATTCAAAGGAGATATTCCATTCTACGGTAAATCAGGAATTGACTTCTACACTCATCGAAAGACAACCACCGCTCTATGGCCTGCTTCAGATGCTGTTGGCAATCGA GCAAGCGTCATCATGCCTCAAATCCATTAG